Proteins encoded together in one Marispirochaeta sp. window:
- a CDS encoding GH1 family beta-glucosidase, giving the protein MSLNKLHLKTEERLMHFPEDFLFGSATASYQVEGAYNEDGRTMSIWDTFCRIPGAVRHGHTGDRTCDQYHRYMEDIELMYQAGLQAYRFSLSWSRIFPGGKDVPNQAGFDYYNRLIDALLEKGIRPAITLYHWDLPQELEDKGGWTARDTAERFADYTSACFTTFGDRVDSWITLNEPWCSSHLGYLYGEHAPGIRDRSKAYRAVHHLNLAHGLGVQRFRSMNIKGEIGITLNLSTPRAATGHPEDIHAADRATDGQSRLYMDPIFGRGYPRRHLDIEPAVSMPIQTGDMEIIASPIDFLGLNYYWEEVVSYEGSSPEEYTRVPSHHKKTAMNWDIVPEGLYRQIKWVHENYGPLDLYITENGAAFPDQLDESGNRCRDPERIDYLKKHLQVCKRLCSEGIPLKGYFLWSLLDNFEWAHGYTKRFGIIYTDYGDLRRIPKDSYYFYRDIIAGTEPL; this is encoded by the coding sequence ATGAGCCTTAATAAACTGCATCTAAAAACGGAGGAACGCTTAATGCACTTTCCTGAAGATTTTCTCTTCGGTTCCGCCACAGCAAGCTATCAGGTGGAGGGAGCTTACAACGAGGACGGCAGGACCATGAGTATCTGGGACACCTTCTGCAGGATCCCCGGCGCAGTCCGCCACGGCCACACAGGAGACAGAACCTGTGATCAGTATCACCGTTACATGGAAGATATCGAGTTGATGTATCAGGCAGGTCTCCAGGCCTACCGCTTTTCCCTCTCCTGGTCCAGAATCTTTCCGGGAGGAAAGGATGTCCCCAACCAGGCAGGCTTCGATTATTATAATCGCCTGATCGACGCCCTGCTGGAGAAAGGTATCCGCCCGGCCATTACCCTCTATCACTGGGACCTTCCCCAGGAGCTGGAAGACAAAGGAGGCTGGACTGCCAGGGACACAGCAGAACGATTTGCCGACTACACATCCGCCTGTTTCACGACCTTTGGCGACCGGGTTGATTCCTGGATTACCCTGAACGAACCCTGGTGTTCATCCCACCTCGGGTACCTTTACGGAGAACACGCCCCGGGAATACGGGACCGCAGCAAGGCCTACAGGGCGGTGCACCATCTGAACCTGGCCCACGGTCTGGGGGTTCAGCGTTTCCGCAGCATGAATATCAAAGGAGAAATCGGCATCACCCTGAACCTTAGCACCCCCAGGGCTGCGACAGGACACCCCGAGGATATTCATGCCGCCGACCGGGCTACCGACGGACAGAGCAGACTATATATGGACCCGATCTTTGGAAGGGGCTACCCCAGGCGGCACCTGGATATTGAGCCGGCAGTAAGCATGCCGATACAAACCGGCGATATGGAAATAATCGCCTCTCCAATCGACTTTCTGGGGCTGAACTATTACTGGGAAGAAGTTGTCTCGTATGAGGGGTCTTCTCCGGAGGAGTACACCCGGGTTCCCTCCCATCACAAAAAAACCGCCATGAATTGGGACATTGTTCCCGAGGGCTTATACCGGCAGATTAAATGGGTTCATGAAAACTACGGTCCCCTGGACCTCTATATTACTGAAAACGGTGCGGCCTTCCCCGATCAGCTGGACGAAAGCGGCAATCGCTGCCGCGACCCGGAACGAATAGACTATCTGAAAAAACACCTGCAGGTATGTAAACGACTCTGCAGCGAGGGAATCCCCCTGAAAGGCTATTTCCTCTGGTCCCTGCTGGATAACTTCGAGTGGGCCCACGGCTACACAAAACGCTTTGGAATCATCTATACCGACTACGGCGACCTGCGCAGGATCCCCAAGGACAGCTACTACTTCTATCGGGACATCATCGCAGGCACAGAACCGCTGTAA
- a CDS encoding NGG1p interacting factor NIF3, translating to MYQLYLYVPESHKEAVKEACFAAGAGAIGAYSHCSWEVRGTGQFLPGEKSNPFLGQTGRLQTEPEYRVEMVVDDQYKEAVIMALRNAHPYEEPAFGLIRIEV from the coding sequence ATGTATCAACTCTATCTTTACGTACCCGAATCCCATAAAGAAGCGGTAAAGGAGGCCTGTTTTGCAGCCGGCGCAGGTGCAATAGGTGCCTACAGCCATTGCTCCTGGGAGGTGCGGGGAACAGGACAGTTTCTTCCCGGCGAAAAGAGCAACCCCTTTCTGGGACAGACCGGCCGGCTGCAGACCGAGCCTGAGTACCGGGTGGAGATGGTTGTTGACGACCAGTATAAGGAGGCGGTAATAATGGCCTTGAGAAACGCCCATCCCTATGAGGAACCTGCTTTCGGACTTATACGAATCGAGGTATAA
- the radA gene encoding DNA repair protein RadA produces MKKTGTRFVCSSCGHSEAKWLGRCPSCGEWNTLSEESASPRQRKKSSSGRISHHAETLSRIPEDAVQRLDTGIPELNQVLGGGIVPGSSVLIGGQPGIGKSTLLLQASRSIRCQGTVLYISGEESSRQIAMRARRIGAASDSIKVLCETDVQGILRQMESIKPALVVVDSIQTLLSEELGPVPGTVNQIKYGSHEVSDWCKEHQVPLFLVAHVTKEGSIAGPKVVEHMVDAVLYFEEAEGGIRLLRAMKNRFGPVNELGIFSMEDRGLIGVDNPASLFLQNREGGLPPGAAIAPVYEGSRVLLVEIQALTVPAKSGVSRTFADRIDSRRVSRIAAVLEKHAGLRFSDQDLYVNVAGGIRLDEVGIDLPLAVALYSARTGLAAPERIVFAGEVSLAGEVRPVPQPEMRSKAAEKLGFTAHIGPGKDGRGKNMRSLKETLAELFAAKKS; encoded by the coding sequence CTGAAAAAAACAGGCACCCGCTTCGTCTGCTCCTCCTGCGGACACAGCGAAGCAAAATGGCTCGGCCGCTGCCCCTCCTGCGGGGAGTGGAATACCCTGTCCGAGGAGAGCGCATCTCCCCGGCAGAGGAAAAAGTCGTCTTCCGGCCGCATAAGCCACCACGCTGAAACCCTCTCCCGTATTCCTGAAGACGCCGTTCAACGGCTGGATACGGGAATCCCTGAGCTAAATCAGGTACTTGGGGGAGGTATAGTTCCCGGTAGCTCCGTACTCATCGGCGGTCAGCCGGGAATTGGAAAATCCACTCTGCTGCTCCAGGCATCCAGGAGCATCCGCTGCCAGGGGACAGTACTCTACATTTCCGGCGAAGAATCATCCCGGCAGATCGCCATGCGGGCCCGCCGCATCGGCGCCGCTTCAGATTCGATAAAGGTCCTCTGCGAAACCGACGTTCAGGGAATCCTGCGGCAGATGGAGTCAATCAAGCCGGCACTGGTAGTGGTAGATTCTATCCAGACCCTGCTCTCCGAAGAACTTGGTCCCGTCCCCGGTACAGTAAACCAGATCAAGTACGGCAGCCACGAAGTAAGCGACTGGTGCAAAGAACACCAGGTACCCCTCTTTCTTGTTGCCCATGTAACAAAGGAAGGCTCCATAGCCGGGCCCAAAGTGGTCGAACACATGGTAGACGCGGTACTCTACTTTGAGGAAGCGGAAGGGGGCATCCGGCTTCTTCGGGCCATGAAGAACCGCTTTGGTCCGGTAAACGAACTGGGGATCTTTTCCATGGAAGACCGGGGTCTTATTGGTGTGGACAACCCGGCGTCTCTTTTTCTGCAGAACCGGGAGGGAGGTCTTCCGCCGGGCGCAGCCATTGCTCCGGTCTACGAAGGAAGCCGGGTGCTTCTGGTGGAGATCCAGGCACTCACAGTGCCAGCTAAGAGCGGTGTCTCCCGCACCTTTGCCGACCGCATAGATTCACGCAGGGTCTCCCGCATAGCAGCGGTTCTGGAAAAGCATGCGGGCCTTCGCTTCAGCGATCAGGACCTTTACGTCAACGTCGCCGGGGGAATCCGACTGGATGAGGTTGGGATTGATCTGCCACTGGCGGTGGCCCTCTACTCTGCCCGTACCGGTCTTGCGGCCCCGGAGCGTATTGTTTTTGCCGGGGAGGTCAGTCTTGCAGGAGAGGTCCGCCCCGTTCCTCAACCGGAAATGCGCAGCAAGGCGGCGGAAAAACTGGGGTTCACCGCTCATATAGGACCGGGAAAGGACGGCAGAGGCAAGAACATGCGCAGCCTTAAGGAAACCCTGGCAGAACTCTTTGCCGCAAAAAAGAGCTAA
- a CDS encoding DUF3996 domain-containing protein: MTRRNLLILLVLLTFALPAAANDIGAGIIIGEPTGLSFSLNNQFVLGAAWSFREYVHLHGDYIFLRNGIEKVEEEIAKPFGWYLGGGAKLRIFTRDKDTDDSSIGLGLRIPVGVTFYPSEKIELFLELAPGIALFPDTSGDLDGGIGIRYHF; this comes from the coding sequence ATGACGCGACGAAATCTACTGATCCTTCTTGTACTGCTGACCTTCGCCCTGCCCGCCGCCGCGAACGATATCGGCGCCGGAATTATCATAGGCGAACCGACGGGCCTGAGTTTCTCCCTGAACAACCAGTTTGTCCTTGGAGCCGCCTGGTCCTTTCGTGAATATGTTCATCTGCATGGAGACTATATTTTTCTGCGAAACGGAATTGAAAAAGTTGAAGAGGAAATCGCCAAACCCTTCGGCTGGTATCTGGGGGGAGGCGCCAAGCTGCGGATCTTTACCAGAGACAAGGACACCGACGACTCCTCCATCGGCCTGGGCCTGCGGATCCCCGTGGGGGTAACCTTTTACCCCAGCGAGAAGATCGAACTGTTTTTGGAACTGGCTCCCGGGATAGCCCTCTTCCCCGATACCTCCGGCGATCTGGACGGCGGTATCGGCATTCGGTACCACTTCTGA